One window of the Populus nigra chromosome 4, ddPopNigr1.1, whole genome shotgun sequence genome contains the following:
- the LOC133692593 gene encoding transcription factor UNE10-like, giving the protein MSHQCVPSWELDDNPTTAPKVSLRSHSNSAAPYMPMLNYEVAELTWENGQLAMHGLGQPRVPAKPIASTSPSKYTWDKPRASGTLESIVNLATCIPQCNKQTFDNSGSDHDFVPWFNHHRASASATMTMDALVPCSKRSDQERTTRVIDSSPAGLGTDCVVGCSTRVGSCSAPTATQNEVGLLTRKREKVARVPVPAEWSRDQSVNRGAAFSKKDSQQVTVDSCERELGVGFTSTSFGSQENTSSGTKPCTKTNTADENDSVCHSRPQREAGDEDDKKKGNGKSSVSNRRSRAAAVHNQSERKRRDKINQRMKTLQKLVPNSSKTDKASMLDEVIEYLKQLQAQVQMVSRMNMQPMMLPMALQQQLQMSMMAPISMGMAGMGMGMGMGMGVVDMNTLAARSNITGVSQVLHPTAFMPMTTWDGSNSHERLPTAAPSATVMPDPLSAFLACQSQPMTMDAYSRMASMYQQLHQQSPASNSKS; this is encoded by the exons ATGAGTCACCAGTGTGTTCCCAGCTGGGAACTTGATGATAATCCCACCACAGCTCCGAAGGTCTCACTTCGCTCCCACTCCAATTCAGCCGCACCATACATGCCCAT GTTAAACTACGAAGTAGCAGAGCTAACATGGGAGAACGGCCAGCTAGCCATGCACGGCCTAGGACAACCGCGCGTGCCAGCCAAACCAATAGCCTCCACTTCGCCCTCCAAGTACACATGGGACAAGCCACGCGCCAGCGGCACCCTTGAATCCATAGTCAATCTAGCCACATGTATCCCTCAGTGCAATAAGCAAACTTTTGACAATAGTGGTTCAGACCATGACTTTGTGCCATGGTTTAACCACCATAGAGCCTCAGCCTCCGCCACAATGACTATGGACGCTTTGGTCCCTTGCTCGAAGCGGTCTGATCAAGAACGGACCACACGAGTGATAGACTCCAGCCCCGCCGGATTAGGCACTGATTGCGTGGTGGGATGCTCCACTCGCGTGGGGTCTTGCAGTGCCCCAACTGCCACGCAAAACGAGGTGGGTCTCCTCACCAGGAAACGTGAGAAGGTGGCGCGTGTCCCAGTCCCGGCTGAGTGGAGCAGAGACCAAAGCGTCAATCGTGGTGCCGCGTTTAGCAAGAAGGACAGCCAGCAAGTGACGGTGGACAGTTGCGAGAGAGAGTTAGGTGTTGGGTTTACTTCCACTTCTTTCGGGTCGCAAGAAAACACCAGTTCTGGCACCAAGCCATGTACTAAAACCAACACAGCAGATGAGAATGACTCTGTTTGTCACAGTAGACCACAG agGGAGGCGGGTGACGAAGATGACAAGAAGAAAGGAAATGGGAAATCCTCAGTTTCTAATAGGCGAAGCAGGGCTGCTGCTGTTCATAACCAATCTGAACGT AAAAGGAGAGATAAGATAAACCAGAGGATGAAGACACTGCAGAAACTGGTCCCCAATTCCAGCAAG ACGGACAAAGCCTCAATGCTTGATGAAGTGATTGAATATTTGAAACAACTGCAAGCACAAGTACAAATGGTGAGCAGAATGAATATGCAGCCAATGATGTTACCAATGGCTTTGCAACAGCAACTTCAGATGTCAATGATGGCCCCAATCAGCATGGGGATGGCTGGTATGGGAATGGGAATGGGAATGGGAATGGGTGTTGTGGACATGAACACGCTTGCAGCTCGTTCCAACATTACAGGGGTTTCTCAAGTTCTTCACCCCACTGCTTTCATGCCCATGACCACATGGGATGGTTCTAATAGTCATGAACGGTTACCAACTGCAGCTCCTTCAGCAACGGTAATGCCAGACCCACTGTCTGCATTCCTTGCGTGCCAATCACAG CCAATGACCATGGATGCTTACAGCAGGATGGCTTCAATGTACCAGCAGCTACATCAACAATCTCCTGCTTCTAATTCCAAGAGCTAA